The genomic stretch GCGCTGGCCTGCTGCAGGAAGCGGTCGATCGCCTCCGGCGGGAACAGCGAGGGCGTGCCACCACCGAAGAACACGCTGTGGACGATGCGGCCCCAGGCCAGCGGCAGGTCGAAGTCGAGGTCGGCCAGCAGCGCGTCGATGTAGGCATCCAGCGGCAGCGCGCCCTTCGCCGCATGCGAATTGAAGTCGCAGTACGGGCATTTGCGCACGCACCACGGCAGGTGCACATACAGCGAGAGGGGCGGCGGAGTGAGCATGTTGGGCATATTGTAGGAGCGCACCGCAGGGGCGCGATGCGCTTTGCATGATCCTGCAAAAGCATCCGCGCCCCTGCGTTGCGCTCTACGCAAGCAGCGTCCGTAGCCTTGCCAGCGCGACGCCGCGATGGCTGTCGCGGTTCTTCACGTCGGTCGGCAGCTCCGCCGCGCTGCAGCCGTGCGCCGGCGAAAAGAACACCGGGTCGTAGCCGAAGCCGCCGCTGCCGCAGCGCGCGTGCAGGATGCGGCCTTCCCACCTGCCTTCGGCGACCAGCGGCATCGGGTCGTCTGCGTGCTGCACCAGTGCGAGCACGCAGACGAAGCGCGCGCTGCGATCCGCGTCGGCAACGCCGTCGAGTTCACGCAGCAGCCTGTCGATGTTCGCCTCGCTGTCGCCGTGGCAACCGGCATAGCGGGCGGAATACAGGCCGGGAGCGCCATGCAGCGCATCGACGCACAGTCCGGAATCGTCGCCCAGCGCCGCAAGGCCGGTGGCGCGGGCAGCATGGCGGGCCTTGAGGATGGCGTTCTCGATGAAGGACAGGCCGGTTTCCTCGGCATCGCCCACGCCGAATTCGGACTGTGCATGCAGGTCGAAGCCCCCGCCGAGCAGCGCGCGCAGCTCGGCCAGCTTGCCGGTGTTGCCGCTGGCGAGAACGAGCTTCATCGGGTGGCCTGGCTCACGCCAGCCCCAGCGCCGCCCGCTGCGCGGCGAACAGTTCGGCGCAGCCCTTCTCGGCCAATGCCAGCAGCGCGTCCAGCTCGTCGCGACGGAACGCATGGCCTTCGGCGGTGCCCTGCAGCTCGATGAAGCCGCCGCCGTCGTTCATCACCACGTTCATGTCGGTGTCGCAGCCGCTGTCCTCGGTGTAGTCGAGGTCCAGCACCGGCACGCCCTGGTAGATGCCGGCCGACACTGCCGCCACTGCACCCACCAGCGGCGTGCGGCCGCTGGCCGGCAGCTTGATGTCGCGTCGGTCGATCAGGCCCTGCACCGCATCCGCCAGTGCCACGTACGCGCCGGTGATGGCGGCGGTACGGGTGCCACCGTCGGCCTGCAGCACGTCGCAGTCGAGGGTGATGGTGCGCTCGCCCAGCAGCGCGCGGTCCACGCAGGCGCGCAGGCTGCGGCCGATCAGGCGCTGGATCTCCAGCGTGCGCCCGCCCTGCTTGCCGCGGGCGGCCTCGCGGTCGCTGCGGGTGTGGGTGGCGCGCGGCAGCATGCCGTATTCGGCGGTGACCCAGCCTTCGCCCTTGCCGCGCAGGAACGCCGGCACCTTGTTCTCCACGCTCGCGGTGCACAGCACGCGGGTGTCGCCGAAGCTCACCAGCACCGAGCCTTCGGCATGGCGGGTGAAGCCGCGCTGGATGGAAACGACGCGCAGCTGGTCCGCGCTGCGGCCGCTGGGACGGGCAAAGGCCATGGTGAAAACCGGAAATCGATGGGGCGCTAGATTACCATTCGCACTTTGCAGGCCTTGGATTCCGCATGATCCGTAGCATGACCGCCTTCGCCGCCGGCGAGCGTAGCACCGAATGGGGCGTGCTTTCCGGCGAACTGCGCGCGGTGAACCACCGTTTCCTGGAACTGGGCCTGCGCCTGCCCGACGAGCTGCGGGCGTTCGAGGCCGTGCTGCGTGAGCGCGTGTCCGCGCGCGTGTCGCGCGGCAAGCTCGATCTGGTGCTGCGCCTGCGCACGACCGTCGCCGGTGATGCGCTGCAGGTGGACGAGGCGCTGGTGGGCAGGCTTGCGGCGCTGGCGCAGCGGCTGGACGCCGGCTTCCCCAACCTGCAGGTGCAGTTCACCGAGCTGCTGCAGTTCCCCGGCGTGCTGCAATCGCGCGGACTCGACGCCGACGCGCTGCAGCGCGAGGCGCTGGCGGTGCTGGACGCGGTGCTGGACGACTTCGTCGCCGCGCGCGAGCGCGAGGGCGGCAAGATGGCGCAGGTGATCGGCGAGCGCGCCGAGGCCATCGCCGGGATCGCCGCCGAGGTGCGCACGCTGGTGCCGCAGATCCGTGCCGGCCAGCGCGCCAAGCTGGAGGCGCGGCTGGCCGATCTGTCGCAGCCGGCG from Thermomonas sp. XSG encodes the following:
- the rdgB gene encoding RdgB/HAM1 family non-canonical purine NTP pyrophosphatase; amino-acid sequence: MKLVLASGNTGKLAELRALLGGGFDLHAQSEFGVGDAEETGLSFIENAILKARHAARATGLAALGDDSGLCVDALHGAPGLYSARYAGCHGDSEANIDRLLRELDGVADADRSARFVCVLALVQHADDPMPLVAEGRWEGRILHARCGSGGFGYDPVFFSPAHGCSAAELPTDVKNRDSHRGVALARLRTLLA
- the rph gene encoding ribonuclease PH, with translation MAFARPSGRSADQLRVVSIQRGFTRHAEGSVLVSFGDTRVLCTASVENKVPAFLRGKGEGWVTAEYGMLPRATHTRSDREAARGKQGGRTLEIQRLIGRSLRACVDRALLGERTITLDCDVLQADGGTRTAAITGAYVALADAVQGLIDRRDIKLPASGRTPLVGAVAAVSAGIYQGVPVLDLDYTEDSGCDTDMNVVMNDGGGFIELQGTAEGHAFRRDELDALLALAEKGCAELFAAQRAALGLA
- a CDS encoding YicC/YloC family endoribonuclease produces the protein MIRSMTAFAAGERSTEWGVLSGELRAVNHRFLELGLRLPDELRAFEAVLRERVSARVSRGKLDLVLRLRTTVAGDALQVDEALVGRLAALAQRLDAGFPNLQVQFTELLQFPGVLQSRGLDADALQREALAVLDAVLDDFVAAREREGGKMAQVIGERAEAIAGIAAEVRTLVPQIRAGQRAKLEARLADLSQPADPGRLEQELVIWLQKLDVDEELDRLDSHLVELRRILKGGKEPVGRRLDFLLQEFNREANTLGSKSVDARTSNAAVELKVLIDQIREQIQNIE